In Streptomyces sp. HUAS ZL42, the DNA window GCTGAGACGGGCCGAACGGATGCACTTCACCGCCGGAGCCGTGTGGTCCGAGCGACAGGCCGGCACCAACGCCCCCGGCACCGCACTGCAGTTGGGTCGTGCCGTGCAGATCGTGACGGGCGAGCACTACAGTGCCGCCGTTCACGGGTGGTCCTGCGCCGCCGCTCCGGTGCGCGATCCCGCGACCCGGCGCGTGCTCGGCGTGGTCGACCTGTCCGGCGGTGCCACCATCGCCACGCCTCCCGCCCTGGCCGCGGTGCGTGCCGCTGCCCTGGCCGCCGAGGCGCTGCTCGCCCGTATGCCGTCCTTGCCTCTCCTCGGCCCCGACGGGTACGGGCGCCACAGCGGGGAGGAGCCCCCGGCCGAAGCTCGTCTGTGGGCACTGGGCCGGGACGGCGCCCTGCTGGAATGCGCCGGCCGAGTTCACCACCTCAGCCCGCGGCACAGCGAGATCGTGCTGGCGCTCGCCCTGGAGGGCCGGGGCGTGACCGGCGACCGGCTCGCGGTCGACCTGTGGGAACGTGAGGTGCCCGCCTCGACGCTGCGCGCCGAGATGACTCGGCTGCGCGCCGTGCTGGGACCCGACCTGCTCGGCTCCCGTCCGTACGCGCTGCTGCGCCCCGTGCGGACCGACTTCGACGACGTGTCCCTCCTGCTGGCCGAAGGCCGGGTCGGTGAGGCCCTCGCCCGCTACCCCGGCCCGCTGCTGCCGCGCTCCGAGGCGCCGGTCGTCATGGAGCACCGTCGCTCCCTGGAACAGCAGTTGCGCGGGGCCGTCCTCGCCAGCGGTGACGCCGGGCTGCTGCGCCGCTGGGTCGAAGCGACCTGGGGTGCCGACGACCTCTCCGCGTGGGCGGCGCTGGCCCGCACCCTCCCCGGCGGCTCGCCGCAACGTGCTGCCGCCGCCGCCCGGGCCCGCGCCCTGGACCTCGACACCGCTCCGATTCCCCGGCTCCGGCGGCATGCAGCGGTGTTGCAGCGTTCCCACTCCTAGCTTCTGAACATCACCACGGTCGTCGTGACCGGAAAGGGGACGATCATGAAGTACGAGCCTCCGGGCAAGCCGGGCAGCCCCGTGGACGTCGCGCCCCGGTACGAGAACTTCATCGGCGGCAAGTGGGAGGCACCCACCACGGGCCAGTACACGCCCAACCTGTGCCCCGCAACCGCCAAGCCCATCTGCGAGATCCCGAAGTCCGGAGCCGAGGACATCGAACTCGCCCTCGACGCCGCCCACGCCGCCAAGGAGGCGTGGGGCGAGGCCACCACGGCCCAGCGGGCCGCGGTCCTGAACAAGATGGCCGATGCCATCGACGCCCACCGCGAGGAACTCGCCGTCGCCGAGAGCTGGGAGAACGGCAAGCCGGTCCGCGAGACCCTGGCCGCGGACATCCCGCTCGCCGCCGACCACTTCCGCTACTTCGCGGCCGCGATCCGCGCCGAGGAGAGCCAGATCACCGAGATCGACAAGGAGACCATCGCCTACCACTTCCACGAGCCGCTGGGCGTGGTCGGACAGATCATCCCGTTCAACTTCCCGCTGCTGATGGCCGCGTGGAAGCTCGCCCCCGCGCTGGCCGCGGGCAACGCCACGGTGATCAAGCCCGCCTCGCCGACCCCGTGGTCGATCCTGAAGCTGATGGAGGTCGTCGGCGACATCGTGCCGCCGGGCGTCCTCAACGTCGTCAACGGCCCCGGCGCCGAGATCGGCAAGGCGCTCGCCACCAACAAGCGCATCGCCAAGGTCGCTTTCACCGGCGAGACCACCACCGGCCGTCTGATCATGCAGTACGCGTCCCAGAACATCATCCCCGTCACGCTGGAGCTGGGCGGCAAGTCGCCGAACATCTTCTTCAACGACGTGGCCGCCGCCGACGACGACTTCCTGAACAAGGCGGTCGAGGGACTCGTCCTGTACGCGTTCAACAAGGGCGAGGTCTGCACCTGCCCCTCGCGCGCCCTGATCCAGGAGGACATCTACGAGGAGTTCATGGGCCGCTGCCTGGAGCGGATCCGCGCCATCAAGCAGGGCGACCCGCTCGACACCGCGACCATGATCGGTCCCCAGGTGTCCAGGCAGCAGGTCGAGAAGATCGCCTCGTACGTCGACATAGGCGTCAAGGAGGGCGCCGAACTGCTGGTCGGCGGCCACCGGCCCACGCTCGACGGAGAGTTCGCGGACGGCTTCTTCTACGAGCCGACCGTCCTCAAGGGCCACAACAAGATGCGGGTCTTCCAGGAGGAGATCTTCGGACCCGTCCTCGCGGTCACCACGTTCAAGGACGAGGCCGAGGCTCTCGAGATCGCCAACGACACGCTGTACGGCCTCGGCGCCGGCGTGTGGAGCCGCAACGGCGCCCTCGCCTACCGCATGGGCCGCGCCATCAAGGCCGGCCGGGTCTGGACGAACTGCTACCACCAGTACCCCGCGGGTGCCGCGTTCGGTGGCTACAAGGTCTCCGGCATCGGCCGCGAGACGCACAAGATGATGCTCGAGCACTACAGCCAGACGAAGAACCTCCTGGTCAGCTACGGCACCAAGCCGCTCGGGCTGTTCTAGGAGGAGGCAGCGACATGCCCGCGAAGGTCCACAACGGCACCGTCGGGCGCGTCACCGCCACCCGTGCGGCGCGCAAGGCGATCGCGGCCCTGCGCGCCGCCCACGGCGGACCGGTGATGTTCGTCCAGTCCGGCGGCTGCTGCGACGGCAGTGACCCGATGTGCTTCCCGGGCGGCGAATTCGCCCTGGGGGAGGGCGACATGCTGGTCGGCGTCGTGGACGGCTGCACCTTCCACATGAACGCCGACCAGTACGAGGCCCTCGGCCGCCCGTTGCTCGTCCTGGACGTCGAGCCGGGCACACCGGGCGGTTTCTCCCTCGCAGCCGGGGACGGGCTGCATTTCGTGACCCGCGTCAAGGAACCCCGGCGCAACGCCTGTTGAGGAGCAGATCATGAAGGCAGCAGTCGTCACCGACTTCGGCAAGCCCCTGGAGATCCAGGACCTCCCCGTCCCCGAGCCCGGCCCCGGCCAGGTGCTCGTCCGGATGGAGGCCTCCGGGCTCTGCCACACCGACATCCACGCCGCCCACGGCGACTGGCCGGTCAAGCCGAACCCGCCGTTCATCCCCGGCCACGAGGGCATCGGCGCCGTGCAGGCCGTCGGCGCCGGCGTCTCCCAGGACCTGCTCGGCAAGCGGGTCGCCATCCCGTGGCTCGGCTCGTCCTGCGGCACCTGCCGCTACTGCGTCTCCGGCTGGGAGACCCTGTGCGAGACCCAGGTCAACTCCGGTTACTCTGTGGACGGTTGCTACGCCGAGTACACCGTCGCGAACGCGGGCGCGGTCGTTCCGGTCCCCGTCGGCGTGTCGTCCTTCGACGCGGCGCCGCTGACCTGCGCGGGCGTCACCACGTACAAGGCGATCAAGGTCGCGCGCGTGGTCCCGGCCGAACGGGTCGCCGTCTTCGGTGTCGGCGGTCTGGGCCACCTGGCGCTGCAGTACGCGCGTCTGGTCGGCGGCCTGGTCACCGCCGTCGACCTCGAACCGGACAAGCTGGGCCTGGCCCACCGGCTCGGCGCGGACCAGATCGTCAACGCCCGTACCCACGACCCGGTCGAGGAGATCAAGAAGGCCGGCGGCGCGGACGTGGCCGTCGTGCTGGCCGCCGCGCCCCGGGCGTTCGAACAGGCCTTCCAGTGCCTGAACCGGGGCGGACGCCTGGTCATGGTCGCCATGCCCGCCGACAACGCGGCCATCAAGGTGCCGATCTTCGAGACCGTGGTCTTCGGGATCTCCGTCATCGGCTCCATCGTCGGCACCCGCCAGGACCTGGCCGAGGTGTTCGCGCTGCACGCGGCCGGACGCACCCAGGTCATCGCCGAACCCCGGCGCCTGGACCAGGTCAACGACTCCTTCGACG includes these proteins:
- a CDS encoding transcriptional regulator; amino-acid sequence: MDASTLVADSARRAAHERFVTSPGPPPAVRSLVADSWRRCKTCGVRPDGSLLAPLHGTPEALDDHRRAHPLAAVLPLFRELLGAGAADDGHLFAVGDVDGTLLWVEGDTEALRRAERMHFTAGAVWSERQAGTNAPGTALQLGRAVQIVTGEHYSAAVHGWSCAAAPVRDPATRRVLGVVDLSGGATIATPPALAAVRAAALAAEALLARMPSLPLLGPDGYGRHSGEEPPAEARLWALGRDGALLECAGRVHHLSPRHSEIVLALALEGRGVTGDRLAVDLWEREVPASTLRAEMTRLRAVLGPDLLGSRPYALLRPVRTDFDDVSLLLAEGRVGEALARYPGPLLPRSEAPVVMEHRRSLEQQLRGAVLASGDAGLLRRWVEATWGADDLSAWAALARTLPGGSPQRAAAAARARALDLDTAPIPRLRRHAAVLQRSHS
- a CDS encoding DUF779 domain-containing protein, translated to MPAKVHNGTVGRVTATRAARKAIAALRAAHGGPVMFVQSGGCCDGSDPMCFPGGEFALGEGDMLVGVVDGCTFHMNADQYEALGRPLLVLDVEPGTPGGFSLAAGDGLHFVTRVKEPRRNAC
- a CDS encoding zinc-dependent alcohol dehydrogenase, whose amino-acid sequence is MKAAVVTDFGKPLEIQDLPVPEPGPGQVLVRMEASGLCHTDIHAAHGDWPVKPNPPFIPGHEGIGAVQAVGAGVSQDLLGKRVAIPWLGSSCGTCRYCVSGWETLCETQVNSGYSVDGCYAEYTVANAGAVVPVPVGVSSFDAAPLTCAGVTTYKAIKVARVVPAERVAVFGVGGLGHLALQYARLVGGLVTAVDLEPDKLGLAHRLGADQIVNARTHDPVEEIKKAGGADVAVVLAAAPRAFEQAFQCLNRGGRLVMVAMPADNAAIKVPIFETVVFGISVIGSIVGTRQDLAEVFALHAAGRTQVIAEPRRLDQVNDSFDEVLGGRAEARLVFEF
- a CDS encoding aldehyde dehydrogenase family protein produces the protein MMKYEPPGKPGSPVDVAPRYENFIGGKWEAPTTGQYTPNLCPATAKPICEIPKSGAEDIELALDAAHAAKEAWGEATTAQRAAVLNKMADAIDAHREELAVAESWENGKPVRETLAADIPLAADHFRYFAAAIRAEESQITEIDKETIAYHFHEPLGVVGQIIPFNFPLLMAAWKLAPALAAGNATVIKPASPTPWSILKLMEVVGDIVPPGVLNVVNGPGAEIGKALATNKRIAKVAFTGETTTGRLIMQYASQNIIPVTLELGGKSPNIFFNDVAAADDDFLNKAVEGLVLYAFNKGEVCTCPSRALIQEDIYEEFMGRCLERIRAIKQGDPLDTATMIGPQVSRQQVEKIASYVDIGVKEGAELLVGGHRPTLDGEFADGFFYEPTVLKGHNKMRVFQEEIFGPVLAVTTFKDEAEALEIANDTLYGLGAGVWSRNGALAYRMGRAIKAGRVWTNCYHQYPAGAAFGGYKVSGIGRETHKMMLEHYSQTKNLLVSYGTKPLGLF